In a genomic window of Muntiacus reevesi chromosome 1, mMunRee1.1, whole genome shotgun sequence:
- the LOC136156045 gene encoding olfactory receptor 7A5-like has translation MEPGNDTQISEFILLGFSEEPELQPLIFGLFLSMYLITVFGNLLIILTVFSDSHLHTPMYFFLSNLSFVDICFISTTIPKMLWNIQTQSKVIIYEGCITQIYFFLLFAVLDIFLLTVMAYDRFVAICHPLHYTIIMNPQICGLLVLVSWIMCILNSLLQSLMVLQLSFCTNVEIPHFFCDLSQMTQLACSDNFLNYMVIYFTTALLGSGALTGILYSYSKIIASIRRITSTQGKYKAFSTCASHLSVVSLFFSTNLGVYFSSAATQSSHSSATASVMYTVVTPMLNPFIYSLRNKDIKGALKRLFGSMPQSQLL, from the exons ATGGAACCAGGCAATGATACACAAATTTCAGAATTTATTCTCCTGGGAttctcagaggaaccagagctacAGCCGCTCATATTTGGActtttcctctccatgtacctgatcaccgtgtttggaaacctgctcatcatcctgacTGTCTTCTCAGACTCCCACCTTCAcacccccatgtatttcttcctctctaacctgtcctttgtagacatctgtttcATCTCTACCACTATCCCAAAGATGTTATGGAACATCCAGACCCAGAGCAAAGTTATAATCTATGAAGGCTGCAtcacacaaatttattttttcctcctctttgcaGTGTTGGACATCTTTCTCCTGACTGTGATGGCCTACGACCGCTTTGTGGCCATCTGTCACCCACTGCACTATACAATCATCATGAATCCCCAGATCTGTGGACTACTGGTTCTGGTGTCTTGGATCATGTGTATTCTGAATTCCTTGTTACAAAGCTTAATGGTGTTGCAGCTTTCCTTTTGCACTAATGTGGAAATTCCCCATTTTTTCTGTGACCTCAGTCAGATGACCCAACTTGCCTGTTCTGACAACTTTCTTAATTACATGGTGATTTATTTTACAACTGCCCTGCTAGGGAGTGGTGCCCTGACTGGTATCCTTTACTCTTATTCAAAGATCATTGCCTCCATCCGTAGAATCACATCAACTCAAGGGAAGTATAAAGCGTTTTCCACCTGTGCATCTCACCTCTCAGTTGTctccttatttttttctacaaACCTAGGAGTGTACTTTAGCTCTGCTGCTACCCAGAGCTCACACTCAAGTGCAACAGCTTCGGTAATGTACACagtggtcacacccatgctgaatcccttcatctacagtctgagaaataaagacataaagGGGGCTCTGAAAAGACTCTTT GGCTCAATGCCTCAGAGTCAGTTGTTGTGA